The following are encoded in a window of Candidatus Eisenbacteria bacterium genomic DNA:
- a CDS encoding pyridoxine 5'-phosphate synthase, whose amino-acid sequence MRCELSVNVDHVATLRQARGGTEPDPVRAAELALQAGAAGITVHLREDRRHIQDHDVTRLREMKRGVLNLEMALTDEMVGIAIEVRPGRVTLVPEKRAELTTEGGLPLDPRSPSAGLFAQRVERLTGAGLPMSLFLDPDESIAGIARDTGATFVEIHTGHYANARGADAIDRELQKIARAAERFAEAGLRVHAGHGLDTGNVAALLHRFPFQELSIGHSIVSRSVEVGFGDAVREMLDAIRAA is encoded by the coding sequence ATGCGCTGCGAGCTGAGCGTCAACGTGGACCACGTGGCCACGCTCCGCCAGGCCCGGGGCGGCACGGAGCCCGATCCCGTGCGCGCCGCGGAGCTCGCGCTCCAGGCGGGCGCCGCGGGGATCACGGTGCACCTTCGCGAGGACCGCCGCCACATCCAGGACCACGACGTGACGAGGCTCCGCGAGATGAAGCGCGGCGTGCTGAACCTCGAGATGGCGCTGACCGACGAGATGGTCGGGATCGCGATCGAGGTGAGGCCCGGCCGCGTGACGCTCGTCCCGGAGAAGCGCGCGGAGCTCACGACCGAGGGAGGGCTGCCCCTCGATCCGCGGTCCCCATCAGCCGGTCTCTTCGCGCAGCGCGTGGAGCGTCTCACGGGCGCGGGGCTCCCGATGAGCCTCTTCCTCGATCCGGACGAGTCGATCGCCGGCATCGCGCGCGACACGGGCGCCACGTTCGTCGAGATCCATACCGGCCACTACGCGAACGCGCGCGGCGCGGACGCGATCGACCGCGAGCTCCAGAAGATCGCGCGCGCAGCGGAGCGTTTCGCCGAAGCCGGCCTTCGCGTGCATGCGGGGCACGGGCTCGACACGGGCAATGTCGCCGCGCTCCTCCATCGGTTCCCCTTCCAGGAGCTCTCCATCGGGCACTCCATCGTCTCGCGGTCCGTCGAGGTCGGCTTCGGCGACGCGGTGCGGGAGATGCTCGACGCCAT
- a CDS encoding divergent polysaccharide deacetylase family protein yields the protein MARKSRKASPRRGRRPFPWLWIGAIGILVAALVVIGKNRGLLPTGEKRGDRLASDAASKPKGAPGSQEARAGAPPDLFGPIKVETDWDRIRLRSESEFLRIFRGDDRAALHRLTSRTLRGALEEVGIGRERIDERPGSAAAAGVGRAPVQWHIAVPPRASLFRINDAVTQAILVLGGHVVRGIEKPAREAGTALDLRVGYGDRVTHAILVEPDPHLADVATRIALVVTDLDRESEELFDKVRSSGIPYTVALRPDQKYASRAARELRRAKHEVFLHLAMEPKGYPKVDPGKDAILLDLSQVEIEERISRSLDTIGGSSGVISRLGSAAVNDPDVMRAVLGEVKRRDLLFVDAHGAGPSVVEETGEVIGARTAALGGTLDGGGGSPNAVKTRLKQLVATAQQRGTLLIAVKAHGLAFQILEQERERLEGQGIEFVHASKLVL from the coding sequence GTGGCCCGAAAATCACGCAAGGCCTCACCCCGGCGTGGACGACGCCCGTTTCCTTGGCTCTGGATCGGCGCGATCGGGATCCTCGTCGCCGCGCTGGTCGTCATCGGCAAGAATCGCGGCCTCCTTCCCACCGGCGAGAAGCGTGGTGACCGGCTGGCCTCGGATGCCGCCTCGAAGCCGAAAGGCGCGCCGGGAAGCCAGGAGGCTCGCGCCGGCGCTCCACCCGACCTCTTCGGCCCCATCAAGGTCGAGACCGACTGGGACCGCATCCGCCTCCGCTCCGAGTCCGAATTCCTTCGCATCTTCCGCGGCGACGACCGCGCCGCGCTCCACCGCCTGACCAGCCGCACGCTCCGCGGCGCGCTCGAGGAGGTCGGGATCGGACGAGAGCGGATCGACGAGCGGCCCGGGTCCGCCGCGGCGGCGGGCGTGGGACGCGCGCCGGTCCAGTGGCACATCGCGGTGCCGCCGCGCGCGTCGCTCTTCCGGATCAACGACGCGGTGACGCAGGCGATCCTCGTGCTCGGCGGCCACGTGGTCCGCGGCATCGAGAAGCCCGCGCGCGAGGCCGGCACTGCGCTCGACCTGCGCGTGGGATACGGAGACCGCGTGACGCACGCGATCCTGGTCGAGCCGGATCCGCACCTCGCGGACGTCGCGACGCGGATCGCGCTCGTGGTCACCGACCTGGACCGCGAGTCGGAGGAGCTCTTCGACAAGGTTCGCTCGAGCGGGATCCCCTACACGGTGGCGCTCCGTCCCGATCAGAAGTACGCCTCGCGCGCCGCGCGCGAGCTGCGCCGCGCGAAGCACGAGGTCTTCCTCCACCTGGCGATGGAGCCGAAGGGATACCCGAAGGTCGATCCCGGAAAGGACGCGATCCTGCTCGATCTCTCGCAGGTCGAGATCGAGGAGCGGATCAGCCGGAGCCTGGACACGATCGGAGGGTCGTCGGGCGTGATCTCCCGCCTGGGGAGCGCGGCCGTGAACGATCCGGACGTCATGCGCGCGGTGCTCGGGGAGGTGAAGCGGCGCGATCTCCTTTTCGTGGACGCGCACGGCGCGGGACCCTCGGTGGTCGAGGAGACCGGCGAGGTGATCGGCGCCCGCACCGCCGCGCTCGGGGGCACCCTCGACGGAGGAGGCGGCTCGCCGAACGCGGTGAAGACCCGGCTCAAGCAGCTCGTCGCGACGGCGCAGCAGCGCGGAACGCTCCTCATCGCCGTGAAGGCGCACGGGCTCGCGTTTCAGATCCTGGAACAGGAACGGGAGCGGCTCGAGGGCCAGGGCATCGAGTTCGTGCACGCCTCGAAGCTCGTCCTCTGA